In Bos indicus x Bos taurus breed Angus x Brahman F1 hybrid chromosome 4, Bos_hybrid_MaternalHap_v2.0, whole genome shotgun sequence, the sequence ATCTATAACAATAATATGCCAGTTTTGAGGAATAGcggtaggtgatggaattcctggtTGTAATACACCCATAGGTTTCATAGATGTATTAACTTTTTGAAGATCTGTTAAAAGACACCATTtgccagatttcttttttattacaaaaatgggagaattccaaggggaacaagattcctcaatatgttttaatttcaattGTGTATAAGTTCCTTAGCAGCCTCTAATTTCCCTTTTGTAAGGGGCCATtgctctgtccaaataggctcgttatttttctaagttattttaataattgtattgtttgttaaatgagcagtggccCCTAGGAAAAATGTGGAATATATATTTGAGTTTTCCATTGCATAAGTAAATCTCTTCCTATTAAATTAAGGGGTGCATCTATCACATAAGGTTGTAAGGTTGCAGGCTGGCCTTCTGGTCCCTCATATGGATATATTTGGACATTTTGATAAACCTCTTGTATTTTGGTTTGAGAAATTCCTGCAATTTGGCAAGAAATTCTCTGTATAGGCCAAGATTTGGGCcataaatgtttggaaataatGGTAATGTCGGATCTAGTATCAAGAAGACCAGAAAATCTTTtgccattaattttgatatttatatttggtcATGCATATTCAGATACTATTGATGTCCATAAGGATTGCTTTTGATCTGTATTACCAAATCCACCTGTCTGTATACCATTAGAGGAGTTAATATAAATGTAAGGTAAAAGAAGTAATTGGGGGTGTGACCTCTGCCCGCCGGGAGGGTCGTCCTGTCTGCGCCCGAGTCACAGCCATGGCGGCCTCGCTTCTGCTGCGGCAAGGACGAGCCGGGGCGCTGAAGACTGTGCTTCTGGAAGCAGGCGTGTTTCGAGGAGTTGCTCCTGCAGTTTCTCTCTCTGCAGAatcaggaaagaatgaaaagggaTTACCACCGAACCCCAAGAAGCAGAGCCCACCAAAGAAGCCTGTGTCGGCCGCTCCCACAGAGCCGTTTGACAACACCACCTACAAGAACCTTCAGCATCATGACTACAGCACATACACCTTCTTAGACCTAAACCTGGACCTCTCCAAGTTCAGGATGCCCCAGCCCTCTTCAGGACGGGAGTCCCCCCGCCACTGAGAGCCCAGTTTAAAGATTACCCTTGCTGTGTCTGTCTGCATTCTTGCCTGCAGTCCTCTCGGCGGTCACAAGACCCAGCGTGTAGAATCCTAGCGAGTAGTGAATTAGCAGCACCCCTCTGATGGTTCAGTCTCCATGTGTTTAGAGACATCTGCTGCGGGGATTTCTCTCTAACGATAGAGTATGGCTCAGTGGACAGATCCATGCAATTAGAGAATCGGAGGTGCCTTCCGTCT encodes:
- the LOC113891160 gene encoding NADH dehydrogenase [ubiquinone] flavoprotein 3, mitochondrial, which translates into the protein MAASLLLRQGRAGALKTVLLEAGVFRGVAPAVSLSAESGKNEKGLPPNPKKQSPPKKPVSAAPTEPFDNTTYKNLQHHDYSTYTFLDLNLDLSKFRMPQPSSGRESPRH